A region of the Stutzerimonas stutzeri genome:
CGAACAGCTGATCAGGGAGCGACTGTATCACCCGCTTTGTTTGAGCTGCCCACTCTTTCCAAGTGAGCTCAAGATTCGAGGCGCCGCAACTGCTCAGGAACTTGAGACATTGGAAGATGAACTGGCGCCATTCCAGATTCGACTCGACCTGTATGGGGCATGAGAGACTGCCCGGCGAAACGTCAAAGCTCAGCTTGGAAGCCAACCATTCCGCAAATAATTTTAGCGCCTGCCGTACCTCCTCAAGGTTTTGGCTCTCGATCAAGACGCATGACAGGGCCAATTCTTCTATGGCCGCAAGCTCAGATGTTCCGCGGGTGAAGCGCTGGAGCGTTGTGTACCCTCGAGCAACAACGACGACGTTTTGGTAAGCATGTGTGAGCTCGGTTATCTTCGGAGTGAGTTCCGATGGACATTCTTGGTACTGAATCAGTAGGGGCTTCAAGGGTTCGATGCCTGGATTCCCCGCGCTTCTTGCTACACGCAGCAGATCACTGCAGAGATCTACGATGGCTTGGCCGCTTCTCCAGTTAGCTGTCAGCGCGTACTCAGTAAAATTGAGCTCCTCAAGCAGTATGCGAACCCTGGCAGGATCTGACTTTCGGAATCCATAGATGGATTGGTTCAGATCACCCACGAAGTGAAATTTCATGCCTCTTCGGGCCAGCTGCCGGACAATCGATAGCTGCTCAGCAGACAAGTCTTGGCACTCATCAATGACCACTATGGGGAATCTGCGAACCACCTTCGCAAAATAGCCCTCGAAAGCAGCGTCTCTCAGGGCTTTGAGCGCAAGCATGTCTATGTCGCGATATGTGGCAAATCCCCCACGCCAAAATCGTCGCTTGGTCTCGGTTAGGTCATCAATCATTTCAGGGCTTTGTTCAACGGCGTTCAGCTTGACCTCGGTCAGATCCCCCGTCGTGAATTCGAAGCGCCTAGTCACAATGTCATAGTCGTACTTGCAGGCAGATATCCTCCTTTCACCGATCTTGGTACGGGTCAGGTAAATGTTGGAGCTCTTATCGAGTAGCCTGATCCTGTAATCGCCATCACGACCCGGATACCCTGTCAGGTGGGTAGCGATATTCCCTACGACGTGGTTCAGCAGAAAACTGTCAAAAGTTGAAACGCGGTGCGGATGCGGTAGCGCTTCGCCCAGGTGCTCATGCAGCCGATCCTTCAGCTCATCGGTCGCGCTGTTGCTGAAGGTCAGAACCGCAATGCCCGATGGTGACCGCTGCCATACCCGAGAGGCGTTCGCGATCATCGCGGCGACTACCTCGGTTTTCCCACTCCCAGGGCAAGCTCGCAGGTATACATGCTCACTCAGCGATGCCCTGATATAGGCCCGCTGTTCCGGGGTGAGAGGCGTCATTCGTGTTTCTCTAGCGTGAGCTCACAGGCCCACAGTACGGCATCACGAATGTAGTTGGGAACGAGGAACTCACCCTCCTGGTTCGCCGCCAGTTCATCTGCCAGGATCTGTGCGTAGAGCCCCTTGCCCATGTCATCTGAGTCGATGCGCTCTAAGAGCTCCCACGCGTAATTCGCCCGTTCCTGATTCCCCATCTCTGCAAACTTGAGCTCTGATCTGGCGTGAAGCCCCTTTTTCACTGGCCCCTGAGTAGGCCAGTAGCTGGATGCAGCTTTAAACATTCGGGCGAGATTGTTCCCCTCAAGTGCGAGGTCATACTCGAACGTCTTGTAGCTTCCGGCAAACAGCCTTCCATGCTCAGATTCCGCAATCAGTGGAACGAGCTTGAGGGCGTGGTTTTCACCCGCCATGAAGCTATCGGCGTGTGGAAGATAAGGGACTGCAGTCTTCTTGCCCTCGGCATCCTCAACTGTCTCTACGGATTTCGGTGGATCGTTATCAGTTAGCCCCGCACATCGAACCGGAATGTTTAGGCTTTTCGGCTCCCCATCGACATCGCAAAACAGCTGCATGAAGTGCTTGAAGTAGATGCCGTTCAGGTTAATCACCGAGACACCAAAGTCCTCTAGGGTGTTGCGCCCCTCCCCATTTTCTTTCAGGACAATTCGCGCAAGCTCAGGAACAACAATGGCCTCAGCGATGCCTTCGACGAGGATTACCCCCCTCGAGAAAAGCAGGTTAGATTTGGTTACGTCGAGCCAGCGATCAATGAATTTCCTGCTGGGATCTGAGAGGCCACAGCTGCGCAACGGTACTGCTACCGGTGCGTCCTTCCGCGACAGATGAATGATGTTCTCCACCGATACAGCAGAGGATATGACTGTCGAGTGAGTGGTCACGATGACCTGGATCCCTTGCTTCTCCGCGACAGTTTTCAGATGTTTGAGCAGGCGAATCTGAAGCTGCGGGTGCAGATGTGCTTCCGGCTCCTCGATCAGCAGTAGCCGTAGGTAAGTATCTTCTCCGCGATCCTCGTCAGCCTCCAGGATCAACTCGGCCAAGATCGAGGCGATGTATAAGAGGTTGTTGTAACCCAGGCTATTTTCTTCAAGCGACCTGAACTGGGTCGCGGCCGCCTCACTCAGGTCGGGGTAATACAGGAGCCTCAGACCTTCGACGATTTTGGAAAAGTTGACCTCAGAAAACTGAATGAGAGTGCCCTGGGATAAGTTCATGCCCAGCGCTTGCTTGAGGTTGTCCCCAATTCGCTTATTGGCCTGCTTGATAGCGTACTTATCGCTCTCAGAAAGCTCTTTGTTGAAGTCGCCAACATACTGCTCCAATGGATGGGCAGTGCCTTCCTTTCGACAGGCGTCCAGCTCCTTGCGACACAGAGCCTTCAATAGCCGGGCAAGGCGAGATTGCCTCCCTTCACGAAGCTTTATCTCAGCATCGCGTAGTGGTGGAAGGTAGATGCAATGAATTAGGTCGAGCGTTTCTGGATCGACCGGTTTCACGCGCTGATGCCCCCCCAAAATCTGATGCCGGTAACGGCCGCGGGACTCTCGGTTGATTGCGTCGAAATTGAGTTTGGCTTCCGGATCCTTGCCGCACCAATCTATGAAAGCGGTGCTTTCCTCCTGGTTTAGATCGCTGAAGGTAGCCGCAATACGCATGGTCTCGGTAGGCACCGCGTCCGCTTCAAAGCCGCGATAGAAATCTCGCTCGTGGATCGAGCGCTTGCCTGACTCCGAGTCATTGAACAACTGGCGTATTGCGCTGACGACGCCAGTCTTACCGGCTCCGTTCTCTCCAACTAGCACGTTCAGTCCATTGTGGAATTCGATAGAGAAACCAGCGTTGAAGCACTTGAAGCCATCGATCTCTAACGCTCGCAGAAACATGAAAATCCCTTCACACAGAGTCAAACGGAGGTAATGCTGACTTAGCTTCTACACAACCTAGATCGTGCACAATAGCGCGGAAAAAGCCCTCGTGGATTGCCCTGGCGCAAGGGAGTGCGGATAGCAGCTTCAGCAGCCGGCGCCAGTGGCTAGCGAAATTACGGATAGGTGCCTGTCTGGCGCCTTCTTGTGGGACATGCCGATGGGCAGCCGTTCCCTTGTAGGCAGCAGGTGCATGAGCCAACGAGGCGGAGGTATAGTCGAAGCGACTGATAAGCGGATGGTCGGAATGGAAGACCTAGCCACAAAAATAATACCTCTCGTGCAATTCCTTATCCCCGGATTTGTAACCACGGTGATCTTCTATTGGCTTTCTGAGTCACCAAAGCCAAGCCAATTTGAAAGGACGATTCAGGCTCTAATAGGCACTGGCCTGATAAGCATCCTGGTGCTCGGCATTGAGCTGTTCGCAAAGTGGATAGGGACTAACTGGCAGGTTTTGGGGCCGTGGAATGACTACGTCGCCACCATTTGGTCGGTTGTATGCGCGATTCTCCTAGGTCTGTCCTTGGCGTTTGCTGCCAACAACGACACGTTGTATGCGCTGGCACGAAAGCTTCGCTTCACCTCCCGTGCTTCGTACTCCGAATGGTGCCTCGTCTTCAGGAAGTACCCTAAACGTTGCCTAGTGCTACATTTGCTGGATGGGCGGCGGCTATGCGGGTATCCAAGAGTTTGGCCAACGGATCCAAGCACAGGGCATTTTTTGCTCGAACAGGCAGCGTGGATTGTTGATGACACTTACTATGAGTGTTCGGGTGAGTTCGTTCTGATTGGAAATAGTGACATCCATTTCGTTGAGGTTCTGAAGTAGGAGTAAGCCTGTGAGCGATTCAGAGAAGATGGTCAGTTCGCCTGGCTCAGGTGTACAGACTAATGGAGCAAATCCCCCAGCCCCAGCAAATGTCCGCCCTGCGATGGCGCCGACAGCCCCGCCGCCGCCTAAGAAATGAGTGGTGAACTGTATGGCTAGCAGAACTGATCAGGGGAAGTCTGGTTGGGTGGGTACTCAGGATGGCATTAATGTAAATCCGCCTGCTCCGACAAACATTCGACCGGCTCAGCCTCCGAAAGCACCGCCCCCGCCACCGAAACGAGATTCGAAATGACGAAGAAGATTGGTGGCAACCCTGGCTCCCCGGTTCAGGGTGGGGTCAATAAAGAGACGACAAGCCAAAGGCCTTCTGCGCCGCCTTCAGCACCGCCGCCACCGCCTAAAAAAGGTGGGTGACAACCCACGCCTGAACCACGTTGGTTTGCTAAGTATTGTTCTTGACCCATATGGGGTAGCCAGTGTCCGCTTATGGCCGAGGCTGTGTAAAAACTTTTTTGAGCGCTACAGGTACTCAAAACCGGACTGGAAATCGCGCATCTGGGCGAAATCCACATCTGCTGACGCGCCGATAAATTTCAGATTTCACGTAGAGATGCGCACTTCAATTTTGACGAAGCGTTTTTACACACTCTGGGCCGGTAGCTGCATGTCGCCACCGGCTGCAATCGGCCAGAACGGGACATTCGCCCCGATAACCAGAGACTTAGAACTTGACCTCGCCATCACAGCAGGTGAGCCGCGACTACAGGCACGGCTCACCTATCGGCAAATACCCTATACAACGCGCCCCTTGAACTCATCCATCCACGTTACAAGCTCCAACACATCTTGCTCGAAAACGTCGAGCTCAACTGGGACTTGAGGCAGTTCATCTGCCTGTGAGTGCTCGTACATTGAGTAAGTGGTCATCAGCCGATCAAGGTAATCGCAGTCGACAGCCGTAACCTTGGCGACTCCTCTTAATTTCCCTTTGGTCATGACATCCCTTCTGAATCGAGCAACGACATCGTGCAGAAGGATGAACTCAACCGTCCGCTCAAGGATAATCCGGAAATCACTACAGGCACTCTTCACGGCCAGGTCATATCCATCCGCATCGGCCTGAGCCTGAAGTTTTTTTAGCTGCGGAATAACCTGATCTCGAATTACATTAATAGCCTTGTCGGGCCTAGCATCACGCAAGTTGTGCTGCGCCAAGATTCCCGCGACCTTATTCAACCGCCGAAGCGATAGCACTGTGTGGTTGATCTTTTGGTTGCCTGGGTTCTCCGCATGCTTTTTGAGCGCAGATTCGACCAGAGCGATCAACGATAGGCGGTGCGTGAAGATGATGACCTGTCTAGTCTTAGCCAGCTCAACAAGCCTGGCCACAACCCGCTCTTCGAAGTCCTGATCCAGGGAGGAAATCGGATCATCGAAGATGAAAGGAGCTAGCTGGTTAGAGCCAGTTGTATCTGCCAGAAACGCGGCCAATGCGACGATTCGCGCTTCACCCTCGCTGAGTACGACCTCAGGTGAATGATTTACCCGAGCCCCGACAAGAGTGAGTCCAAAGGTGATTACCCCCTTTCCTTGAGCCTTGCTCTGCGGTGCCACGGGTAACCGACTACCACCAAGCATTTTCAACTCGGCAGCAAAACGAGCCTGATAGCCAGCGTCAAGTTCAGTTTTCGCGAGCTCATTGCGCTTGGTCGTCAGAGCATTGGTTGCGGTCAGCCTCGCAGCTTTATCCAGCAGCTCCATCGAGGCCAGCCGCTGACGCTCCGCTAGGATGGCCGGCTTGTTCTCGGATAACCACTGTAGCGCCTTGAGCTGCCTCACCCGAGTTTCGAGCTCTTGCCGCTTACCATCTTGCTGCAGTTGAGTAAGGTCGGCTTCCTCTACGAGCAGATCGGCAGCGCGCTTTTCCAAGGCATTATCAATAGCTTCCCAGTCGAATCTCAATAGGTCGACCGCAGCAGCACATTCAACAAACTGAGCACGCCTGCTTTTCAATGACTCATACCAGCTACGAGCAACCAGTTCGTCGAACTGCAGCTGAGCCAATCTTGAGATCCAATCTTCAATGGATGGTAACTGGACTATTTCCGCAACAAGAGCTGCATTAGCGCTTTCTTTGGTTTTTGCCGCAGTCTCGAGGCCGGCAGTAACGAATGATTCGAAACTCTTGAGTCGTGATGCGGCGTCTGCCGTAAGCACCTGTTGGCATAGCACGCAGTGCGCACCATCCGAGGTCACAGGGAACTCGTGGGCAGGGTAAGCATTAGCAACTGAGTAGTTGCGCGCCTGCTCCCACATCAGCATCCAAGCAGCCTCGCCAACGCCCTGGAGAGGCGCATTGGCGAAGGCCTGTTGCGCGACGTCATTGGCTGCCTTCCTAGCTACCGCTGCATCACTCTTCGACTTGAATAGCGCAGCAGCTTTCTCATCCGACAGACCCTCTTTCAGAGTGCGCATCGCCTGCCTAATGCTGTCGGTCGCAACCTTCTCTTTTCCAATGGAAACTAGTCTGCCCGCAATGTCCTTTTCCGCCAGCAGGCCTTCAGCCTTGATCCGTTCTTCATCCAACTCTTTAGGGAATTGGCAATACGCTTCAATTTTCTCGGCGGAGACCGAAGCCTTCAAAGAGGCCAGCCAGCCTTTTCCCGCAGTGTCTGCCAGATCAGCGGGAAACTGTGGAAGGGAGCTGACAAGCTTTGCCTTCTCAGAGGCCAGCTCCGCAGAAACTTTGTCCGATACCTGAATGAGCAGAGTGATGAACCGCATGCTGCTGGGCTCGTAGCTCGACTCTGTTTTCCCCATGTATTGAGACGCGGCCTTTGAATCGAATACCTGCGCATGTTTAAGCTGAGGATGCGGCTCGGCATTAGGCTGCCAGTTGATATCTCGGGGGGTGCCATCGATAGTGATTCGGCATTGCGCACTGCATGCGTGCTCCTCATCGCTGAAGACGTTTGGACGGATTTCATCCTTTGAGCGCGACCCACAGAGCTGTTTGAGCAGCCGGGCATAACCACTCTTCCCCGAACCATTTTGGCCGTAAATCACGGTCAAGCCGCCCGCTCCGAACTGAAGAGACGCGCCCGGCTTGATCGCATTAACGCCAAAGACTTGGCTAACCCCTTCAACTCTAACGACCGGCCGTACGGTTGCTGCAGAGAATGATCCCGGAGCTACGTTCGCGAATCCCGGATCCTGCTGCTTGGCAGCCTCGAGCTTGCAGAGGCGAACTAGCTCGGCAAGCTCCTCCGCATTAGGCGGCCGCATCTGCTCGATGAGCTTCTTTGCTGCTGTCTGTAGCCAGCGACCTCGCTCGCTCAACCACTTTTCGAAATCGTCTACGTACACCACTCCGTTAGCCAGACTCGACATCCCTGATCTCCGCATTTATGGGGTAGAAACAGTCATACCACGGCCAAGTATCATCACTCCAGCAGTCGTCTCCACTGACCGGCCAAATGAAGTGCAGGTCGTGGGCACTAGCTAAATGAGCCGAAGGGATGAAATCTGCTTCTTTCAAATAACTACGTCTGGGCTGGCTCATGTCGCTTTCAACTGGGAGTTCCGTGTCGATAGATACCTATCGCGACTGACTGGTTATGGCCGATTCTGTTGAAAAAGTAGCGTCCTCCCCATGCCGTTGGCAAAATTGCTCTGTCAGCGAGCGCGGGGGGCGAATAGCATGATGGGGCAGTTACCGGGAGGGCAGCAGCGCCTGTTCTACTCGTTCAATCTGGAAAATCACGTCCCGCCCCAACACCCCCTGCGCAGCATCGACCAGTGCTTGGATCTCAGTGATCTGCGCGCCCACCTGGCGGATTTCTATAGCCCCATCGGGCGCCCCTCGATAGATCCGGAACTGATGGTGCGCATGCTGGTCGTCGGCTATTGCTATGGCATCCGTTCCGAGCGGCGATTGTGCGAAGAGGTGCACCTGAACCTGGCCTATCGCTGGTTCTGCCGGCTGGGTCTGGAAGACGAAGTCCCCAATCATTCGACCTTCTCGAAGAATCGCCATGGGCGTTTTCGTGACAGCGATCTGTTCCGCTGGTTGTTCAATGAAGTGCTGCGGCGTTGCATGGCGGCCGGCCTTGTAAAGGGTGAAGGTTTCGCCGTCGACGCCAGCATCATCAAGGCGGATGCCAGCCGGCAACGCGGGGTGGCGGGAGATGAAGTCGATTGGAGCGATCCAAAGCTCAGTAGTCGCGCCGTGCGCGAGTACCTCGAAGCCCTTGATGAAGAGGCGCTGGCTGAGACTCTTCCCAAGAAAATTTCGCTCACCGATCCTCAGTCCCGTTGGACAGCAGCACCAGGCGGCCCGGCCTTCTTTGCCTACTCCACGAATTACCTGATCGACACTGAGCACGGTGTGATCATGGATGTGGAAGCGACTCCAGCGCACCGTACCGCCGAAGTTGACTCGACCCGGACGATGGTCGAGCGTGTCGAAGCGCAGTTCGATCTCACACCGGAACGACTCATCGGCGATACCGCCTATGGCACTGCCCCGATGCTGGCCTGGATGGTCGAAGAAAAGGACATCGAGCCGCATGTGCCGGTGTGGGACAAGACCGAGCGCAAGGACGACAGCCTCTCCAGTAACGACTTCCACTGGAATCAGGAGGCCAATGAATATCGCTGCCCAGCCGGCAAACCACTACGCAGTGAATGGCGCGCCTTCACCCAGAAAAGATCGCGGGTGACCAAGGCCAACACCATCATCTACCGCTCCAGCCAAACCGACTGCACTACCTGTACGCTGAAAGCGAAGTGCTGCCCCAACACGCCGAATCGGAAGATCGTCCGCAGCATCCACGAGGCTGCCCGCGACGTGGCCAGACGCATCGCCAAGACACCGGAATACCTCGTCTCTCGTTGCGAACGGAAGAAGGTGGAGATGCTTTTCGCTCACCTCAAACGGATCATGAAACTCGACCGTTTACGGCTGCGTGGCCTGACGGGTGCGACTGACGAATTCACCTTGGCCGCGACCGTGCAAAACCTGCGACGCATGGCCAAGCTTTTGCCTCACGGGCCACCGACCACGGGATAGGTGCGCCTGCTGAGAGCAGAAACCCTCAAATTAACCCTCAAACCTGAGCAAGGACGCTCAGTGAAACGCCGGAAGGCAACTTGAAGTGGCTTGCAGCCACTTCGACAGCAGGCACATCCGACCGGCTGGCTGCCGCTAAAGCTACTTTTTCAACAGAATCGGCCGGTTGCAGCCGGTCAGACGTCTAGCTCGGTCTGTTACATCAGCGTAGGTTCTGAACCCTTTCGAGATGAAACGCATGGTAAAGATAGCCGGTGCAGGCAGCAGATCTACGATCTGCCTTCCACCGCGCGGAAGGTCAGCTTGCGAAGTATTTATTCCTTTACCTCACCACCCGAGGTGCGTAGTGATCGCTTAGTGCGGCCTCGTACCGCCCTAAGCAAATTTCGCAAATTTATTTAGGTAAATTACTCAGAACCCAGACGTTGAGAGCTTGCCGCAGTTCTTCATTCATATTTGAGTATGCCTGCTGCAGCATAGCTATTAGTCTTTCTTTATCAGACATTTTGGGTAGCCAATCATCAATGCATAGATGATCCACATTACGCCCAATGCGGATTGCAGCGATAACTAGGTCCGCTACAGCTCGTGTGTGGTTTGCAGAGTATGCCGCATCGCCTACGAATTCTATATCCAAGCTCTTTAACAGCTTAGAGCATTCGAACACACCGACATCACCTAGAAAGGCTGTCGTATCTATTTCGCAACCCAAGCCACATATGAAGCCAGTTGAACGTCTAGACCTCTGTACAAAGAAAGTTTGTAGGAAGTGCCAGTCCCCAGTTCCTGCGGCAGACGGAAGGTTTAGAGCGGCAATCCCACTGAGATACCTGTTCCGCGTGGTTTGAGGGATAACAATGCTAGACATAAGATCGAATCCATCACTAGCGTCATGTTCTGATCAATGAAGCCTTGCGCAGCATAAGACTATGATTGGTATACGCCTCACTGCATCCGGCGAGAGTGAGTACACGACGATTTCATAAGCCCCGCATATTGCTCTTATCATTCACTGAGCTAATAGGAGCAGAGTCATCTAGAAAGATTATTTTGCCAATAAATTCATGCATTTTCTCAAAGCTCCCAAAGAGAAGATGTAACACCCTCAAACTAACAGAAAGCTCATCTTCTAATGAATTGAATTTGGTACCAATTAAGCTTCGCTGGATATCCGAAATAGCTCGTTTTTTTAATTCTAGTAGATAATTCTTGTCATATCCAAGCTGTGATGTGGTGTAGTCCGCGAGCCCTTCGAAACCGATGCCTAGCCATCTTTTCTCGCTTTGATAAATACCCGCTATAAAACTTGAGTAACGGTGCTCATTAATATCAAGATCTTCAAATTCTTCCCAATCATTAAAACTCAGACCACACTTGCAGTTATGCCAAAAACCGTCATCGGTTTCATTAAAAATTGAAAAACTTTTCGCACATGCTTGGCATTTATCTACCAAACGTACATTACAGTGTGAGCAAACAGTTACACGATGAAACTGATGCACTTTTCTCCAATAGCTAAATCCGTTTTGTTCCATGTCGTGCTTAGAGCATCTAAGGCAGATTTTAATGCTATGGTGAGCTATGTAGGAGTTTCTAACGGATCTGGTGGCTGAACTGTAATTGGACAAATATTCTACGTTTTTACCTGTAGTTAAATAAGCATGGACATCGTACCCAGCGGCGATTTTCAAGGTAGTTGTCGCGTGAGCGTGTCACGCTGCCTTTGATGTTTGCTGCAGTACCGCTTCCCGCTCAGGGTTCAGGCACACGATCGGTGCCAGTGACCAGTTCCTGATGTCGCCGCTCCAGCGCTCCGGGTACCGTGCGCGTGCCGCCTCGTACAGCTCGATACGCTTGCGCAGCAGCTCTTCCGCTTGGCCGGTATGTCGCTGCGCCGGGGTCACGAACTTCAGGGCGCTGTGGCGATGTTCATGGTTGTACCAGTCCACGAAGCGGTTCACCCAGCTCCTGGCCTGCTCCAGCGTGTCGAAGGGCCGCTCCGGCCACAGCGGGCAGTACTTCGCCGTGCGGAACAGGGCCTCGGCATAGGCGTTGTCATTGCTCACCCGCGGGCGGCTGAACGAGGGCATCACACCCAGGTTCTGCATGGCCGCCAGCATGGTCGAGCCCTTCATCGCGCTGCCGTTGTCCGAGTGCAGTACCAGCGGCTGGCCTGCCCGCTGTTCACGTAGGCAGGCCTGGCGTAGCAGCTGGGCGGCCTGCTCGGCGCTTTCACTTTCATGCACCTCGTTGGCCACCAGCTTGCGGCTGTAGACGTCCTTGATCATGTACCAGTAGAAGTAACGGCCCTTGACCGTGGTCGGCAGCCAGGTGATGTCCCAGCACCACAGCTGGTTCGGGCCGTCGGCCACATGGGTCGTCAGCGCTCGTTTCACCGGTGGGCGACTGCGGCCGCGCGGATGCTGCTGTTCGGCTTCCTTCAGCACCCGGTAGAAGGTCGACTCCGAGGCCAGCCAGGTGCCCTGATCGGCCAGCCGCGCCACGATCTGCTGCGGCGGCAGGCTGGCAAACTCGGGCTGGTTGGCGGCCTCCAGCACGCGGCGGCGCTCTTGCGGACTCAGCTTGTTGGCCGGCTCAGCTCGTTGTGCCGAAGGACGCCGATCCTCCGGGCAGTGCTGCCAGCGCTGCAGGCTGCGCAACGACAGGCCCAGTTCGGCGCAGGCCTGCGCCCGCCGCGCTCCCGCCGCCACGGCTTCCTCGATCAACTGCAGGGTTTCACGGCGATCCGGGGCGCTGATCATTCGTCCTCGTCCTTCCCCCAGAGCGCCTCGGCTTTTTTTCGCAACACCAGCAGGGCCGCGGTTTCTGCCAGCGCCGCATCCTTGCGCCGCAGCTCACGCTCCAGCTGCTTGATGCGCTTCTTCGCGGCCTTTTCCTCTTCGCGCTCGCGCCGGGTCTTGCTTGGCTGAACCGAGCCGTTGGCCTGCTCGCAGGCTTCGCGCCAGGCCTTAATCTGCTCGACATACAGGCCTTTGCGCCGGCAGTACTCCGCCAGCTCGGCCGCATTGAGGCTGGCGCTTTCCAGCACCACCCGAAACTTGTCCTGGCTCGACCACTGGTCGGCCTGCTGTCCATCTCCCGGCACCACTGCTCCCGCTGCTCTGGCCTGTTTGCGCCAAGCATACAGGGTGGCATCGGTAATGCCTGTCGCTTCCACCAGCTCCGGCACCGTCCGGTTCAAGGGCGGCATCATTTGCCGCACCACCCACTCCCGATGCTCTATCGAATAACGCGCCACACGGCTCTCACTTCCGCCCACCGACCAAGACTCATCGAATCAACTCACACGACAACTATCCTGACGCGGCGGGC
Encoded here:
- a CDS encoding UvrD-helicase domain-containing protein, translating into MTPLTPEQRAYIRASLSEHVYLRACPGSGKTEVVAAMIANASRVWQRSPSGIAVLTFSNSATDELKDRLHEHLGEALPHPHRVSTFDSFLLNHVVGNIATHLTGYPGRDGDYRIRLLDKSSNIYLTRTKIGERRISACKYDYDIVTRRFEFTTGDLTEVKLNAVEQSPEMIDDLTETKRRFWRGGFATYRDIDMLALKALRDAAFEGYFAKVVRRFPIVVIDECQDLSAEQLSIVRQLARRGMKFHFVGDLNQSIYGFRKSDPARVRILLEELNFTEYALTANWRSGQAIVDLCSDLLRVARSAGNPGIEPLKPLLIQYQECPSELTPKITELTHAYQNVVVVARGYTTLQRFTRGTSELAAIEELALSCVLIESQNLEEVRQALKLFAEWLASKLSFDVSPGSLSCPIQVESNLEWRQFIFQCLKFLSSCGASNLELTWKEWAAQTKRVIQSLPDQLFVPRAIVPLLEGLRGMSLSAPAGKGADALAKQLLQVGQQSISNHRVATIHQVKGESHDATVLLSSLKAGSQGNWKDWLQDPLSEAARFAYVASSRPRHLLIWGVKALKPDERDRIAGLGFEIVD
- a CDS encoding ATP-dependent nuclease codes for the protein MFLRALEIDGFKCFNAGFSIEFHNGLNVLVGENGAGKTGVVSAIRQLFNDSESGKRSIHERDFYRGFEADAVPTETMRIAATFSDLNQEESTAFIDWCGKDPEAKLNFDAINRESRGRYRHQILGGHQRVKPVDPETLDLIHCIYLPPLRDAEIKLREGRQSRLARLLKALCRKELDACRKEGTAHPLEQYVGDFNKELSESDKYAIKQANKRIGDNLKQALGMNLSQGTLIQFSEVNFSKIVEGLRLLYYPDLSEAAATQFRSLEENSLGYNNLLYIASILAELILEADEDRGEDTYLRLLLIEEPEAHLHPQLQIRLLKHLKTVAEKQGIQVIVTTHSTVISSAVSVENIIHLSRKDAPVAVPLRSCGLSDPSRKFIDRWLDVTKSNLLFSRGVILVEGIAEAIVVPELARIVLKENGEGRNTLEDFGVSVINLNGIYFKHFMQLFCDVDGEPKSLNIPVRCAGLTDNDPPKSVETVEDAEGKKTAVPYLPHADSFMAGENHALKLVPLIAESEHGRLFAGSYKTFEYDLALEGNNLARMFKAASSYWPTQGPVKKGLHARSELKFAEMGNQERANYAWELLERIDSDDMGKGLYAQILADELAANQEGEFLVPNYIRDAVLWACELTLEKHE
- a CDS encoding DUF6338 family protein translates to MEDLATKIIPLVQFLIPGFVTTVIFYWLSESPKPSQFERTIQALIGTGLISILVLGIELFAKWIGTNWQVLGPWNDYVATIWSVVCAILLGLSLAFAANNDTLYALARKLRFTSRASYSEWCLVFRKYPKRCLVLHLLDGRRLCGYPRVWPTDPSTGHFLLEQAAWIVDDTYYECSGEFVLIGNSDIHFVEVLK
- a CDS encoding AAA family ATPase, whose amino-acid sequence is MSSLANGVVYVDDFEKWLSERGRWLQTAAKKLIEQMRPPNAEELAELVRLCKLEAAKQQDPGFANVAPGSFSAATVRPVVRVEGVSQVFGVNAIKPGASLQFGAGGLTVIYGQNGSGKSGYARLLKQLCGSRSKDEIRPNVFSDEEHACSAQCRITIDGTPRDINWQPNAEPHPQLKHAQVFDSKAASQYMGKTESSYEPSSMRFITLLIQVSDKVSAELASEKAKLVSSLPQFPADLADTAGKGWLASLKASVSAEKIEAYCQFPKELDEERIKAEGLLAEKDIAGRLVSIGKEKVATDSIRQAMRTLKEGLSDEKAAALFKSKSDAAVARKAANDVAQQAFANAPLQGVGEAAWMLMWEQARNYSVANAYPAHEFPVTSDGAHCVLCQQVLTADAASRLKSFESFVTAGLETAAKTKESANAALVAEIVQLPSIEDWISRLAQLQFDELVARSWYESLKSRRAQFVECAAAVDLLRFDWEAIDNALEKRAADLLVEEADLTQLQQDGKRQELETRVRQLKALQWLSENKPAILAERQRLASMELLDKAARLTATNALTTKRNELAKTELDAGYQARFAAELKMLGGSRLPVAPQSKAQGKGVITFGLTLVGARVNHSPEVVLSEGEARIVALAAFLADTTGSNQLAPFIFDDPISSLDQDFEERVVARLVELAKTRQVIIFTHRLSLIALVESALKKHAENPGNQKINHTVLSLRRLNKVAGILAQHNLRDARPDKAINVIRDQVIPQLKKLQAQADADGYDLAVKSACSDFRIILERTVEFILLHDVVARFRRDVMTKGKLRGVAKVTAVDCDYLDRLMTTYSMYEHSQADELPQVPVELDVFEQDVLELVTWMDEFKGRVV
- a CDS encoding IS1182 family transposase, encoding MMGQLPGGQQRLFYSFNLENHVPPQHPLRSIDQCLDLSDLRAHLADFYSPIGRPSIDPELMVRMLVVGYCYGIRSERRLCEEVHLNLAYRWFCRLGLEDEVPNHSTFSKNRHGRFRDSDLFRWLFNEVLRRCMAAGLVKGEGFAVDASIIKADASRQRGVAGDEVDWSDPKLSSRAVREYLEALDEEALAETLPKKISLTDPQSRWTAAPGGPAFFAYSTNYLIDTEHGVIMDVEATPAHRTAEVDSTRTMVERVEAQFDLTPERLIGDTAYGTAPMLAWMVEEKDIEPHVPVWDKTERKDDSLSSNDFHWNQEANEYRCPAGKPLRSEWRAFTQKRSRVTKANTIIYRSSQTDCTTCTLKAKCCPNTPNRKIVRSIHEAARDVARRIAKTPEYLVSRCERKKVEMLFAHLKRIMKLDRLRLRGLTGATDEFTLAATVQNLRRMAKLLPHGPPTTG